One segment of Calypte anna isolate BGI_N300 chromosome 4A, bCalAnn1_v1.p, whole genome shotgun sequence DNA contains the following:
- the ANKRD37 gene encoding ankyrin repeat domain-containing protein 37: MLMLDCSSESGSFSNLLEAGNGVNAPADAFGQSPAHLAACGGEAFFPTLATTDRRKFEPTGLPWRSPNSQSSKSWEFGMPCSPLLLVMLKLTCATTVDKQAADLALAYGFLECAKFLTTVQHTQTMKLRGQSACSLSDKCAC, encoded by the exons ATGTTGATGCTGGACTGCAGTTCAGAG TCTGGTAGTTTCAGCAATCTGCTCGAGGCAGGAAACGGTGTGAACGCACCTGCAGATGCCTTTGGTCAGTCTCCAGCTCACTTGGCTGCTTGTGGTggtgaagctttttttcctactttggCAACTACAGACAGGCGCAAATTTGAACCAACAG GATTGCCTTGGAGAAGCCCCAATTCACAAAGCAGCAAAAGTTGGGAGTTTGGAATGCCTTGCTCTCCCTTGTTGCTGGTGATGCTAAAATTGA CTTGTGCAACAACAGTGGACAAACAGGCAGCAGACCTTGCACTGGCTTACGGCTTTCTAGAATGTGCCAAGTTCCTCACCACAGTTCAGCACACTCAGACAATGAAACTGAGAGGACAGTCTGCCTGCTCACTAAGTGACAAATGTGCTTGTTGA